The Chlamydia poikilotherma DNA segment GGGCCTACTTAGACCCACTGACAATGCTGATGTTCTACATAAAAAGCCCCTCTATCATACGAGAGGGGATCTAAAACAATGGATAAATAGCGATTACGTTAAAAAACTAACCTTCTACTTTTTTGAATAGTAAGACGTCTTTAGACATCGTAAGCTCTATAAAAGTATCGGATTTGATATCACCTTTAAGTAGAGCTTTTGACAATAGCGTAACTACTTTTTGTTGAATTAGCCGTTTTAAAGGCCGTGCTCCAAAAGAACTATCATAACCCTGCTCACTTAAATAAAGGATGACAGAATCATCCCAGGTTAACGTTATTCGTCTTTCTAATAGACGTTGCGCAACCCTACGCATTTGAATACCGACTATTTTAACAATATCTTCCGTATTTAAAGGAACAAAAGGAAGGATATCGTCAATACGGTTGATGAATTCCGGACTGAAGTATTTTTTTAATGTGGGGGAAACTACGGATAATATGGTCTCTTTACTTACCTCACTACCTTTCTTTGCGCAGTAATCAGCAAGTTCTTGAGAACCTATGTTTGAAGTCATAATAAATAAAGCGTTTTTACAATTTACCTTACGCTTCTTACTATCTGTAAGAATTCCTTCGTCAAAAATTTGTAGAAGAATATTAAAGACTTCCTTATCTGCCTTTTCGATTTCATCGAAAAGCACTACAGAATAAGGGCGTCGGCGTAAAGCTTCGGAAAGACTTCCCCCTTCTTCATAACCTACATAACCTGGAGGAGATCCTATCAATTTGGATACGGAATGTTTTTCCATATATTCAGTCATATCAAAACGTACCATTGCTTCTTCTTTATTAAACAAAAGATCAGCCAGAGCTTTGGCAAGTTCTGTTTTTCCTACTCCCGTGGGGCCTAAAAACAAAAATACTCCTAAAGGACGTTGCGGATCGCTAAGTCCTACACGTGCAGCGCGTATAGAATCACTAACTGCTGCTATCGCAAATGGCTGACCCACAACATGCTCTTCCAAAGATTCTTCCAAAACAAGAAGCTTTTCAGCTTCGCCTTCTAACATCTTTTGAATAGGAATTCCTGTCCAATTCGCCACTACTTGAGCAATAAGACGTTCATCCACCTCTTCTTGAAGCAAACGATTGTCTCTTTGATTTAAAGCTTCTTCATCTTGGCGTATTTCTTCTTCAAGAGCAGGAATTAGGCTATACCGTAGCTCTGCAACACGATTGTAATCCGCAACACGTTCTGCTTCTTCTTCAGAAAATTTCATATTTTCTAAAGAATTTTTCTTTTCTTTAAGACCCGCAATGAGTTTCTTTTCTTCATCCCAACGCAATCGTAAAGCTGCAAGCTCTTCTTTAAGTTGCTCTATAGACTGTTGCATAGCCTCAGCTTCTTCTTGATATGCCGGAGCTTTTTCACGCTTTATAGCTTCTTGCTTAACAATCAAAGCTGCGAGTTCGCGTTCTTTCTCGTCAATTGGCAAAGGCAGACTACCAATTTGCATGCGAATCAAACTCGCAGCTTCATCTATTAAATCAATCGCCTTATCGGGAAGAAAACGATCCGGGATATATCTATAGGAAAGAAGAACAGCAGCATTTAATGCTCCCTCAGTAATACGTACGCCATGAAAAATTTCATACTTCTCACGAAGACCGCGAAGAATAAACACCGCATCTTCTAGAGAAGGTTCTGTTACAAAAATAGGCTGGAAACGCCTTTCTAAAGCGGCATCTTTTTCAATATACTTTTGATATTCATTGAGAGTTGTAGCGCCAATACAATGCAAGGTACCACGCGCCAAGGCAGGCTTTAATAAATTCGCGGCATCCATAGCTCCATCAGTAGCACCAGCGCCCACAAGAGTATGCACTTCATCAATAAATAAAATGCTCTCGCCATCAACAGATTCTAGATCTTTAAGAACACTTTTTAATCGTTCTTCGAATTCCCCTCGATATTTTGCTCCAGCAATTAACGCCCCCATATCTAAAACATAGAGCTGTTTGCCTTTTAAGCTTTCTGGTATATCCCCCTGAACAATACGCAGAGCCAATCCCTCAGCAATTGCTGTTTTTCCGACCCCTGGCTCACCTATCAGCATGGGATTATTCTTAGTTCTTCGAGATAACACTTGGACAGTACGACGAATTTCTTCATCTCTACCAATCACAGGATCCAACTTCCCTTCCTTCGCCAATAAAGTTAGGTTCTTACAATACTTTTCTAGGCCCCTGAGATTATTTTCCGCACTAGGAGAGTCCATACGATTGCCACGCCTTGTATTAATAATGAGTTTTTTAAGATCGTCTAAGGATATTTTTACTGTTTTTTTCCAAGAAGCAAAAGGCTCCTTGTTGGATTTCCAAAAAGCTAATAATACATGATCTCCAGAAAGGTATTCATCTCCGAGATCTTTAGCCTCATGCTTCGCATCTAATAACAGACTTTGCAATCCTGGTGAAGGCTTTGGCATAGCGTCTCCTTCAACAACTGAAGGTTCTAAAGAAAGCGCTTGATCTACTGCAGAAATGAGTAATTTGGGATTGCTGTGAATATCCTTAATTATCAAATAAAATAGCGATTCTGTATTCTCTAAAAGACATTTAAGGAAATGGTTTTCACTTACGTAAGAGTTTTTTGCTGATTTAGCGAGCTCAAAAGCTTTTTCTAGAGCCTCGCTTACCGCATCCGATATTTTATCCATAAAACAACCCTAATACTCCGCTGAAATATTTTCTTCATTCGATAGAAAAAACAAAAAATCTACCTATTTTCCAAGGCGATTCCTTGCTGCTCAAGACTCTGCTTTTTCTTATCTTTTGCTCTTTGTTGTTTTTTCCATTGCGAGTTGTACTGATATAATAATCCATAATCTTTAACAGTCGCGGTAATATCCTTACAATCTTCCATCAATTCATCGATCCGTCCAATACGTGTGCTATCTAAACAATCCGCCAACCTATTAGCACTTTTACATATGGATTCTGTTGCTAAGCGCGCCTGTTTCACTAATGAAGAATCTTTTTCTTCATCAAGTAGAGCTGATATTTTAGAATAGAGATTTACAGTTTCAGCCTCTAATTTGCCTAAAGCTTTATCGGCCTTATCAACAAACTGTATCAATTTTTCAATAGGATCAATATTATGTCCGCAAACTAAATCCTGAGCATAAAGACGGTTAGATTCTCCCCTGATCTTCCCTGGAATAATATTTATAATAGATTCTCCTATGATTTTGGGAGAATACATAGCAAAGGTATCGTCTTTATATAGAGAAACTCCTGAATCGATTTTTAATACCAATTCATAACAATAAAGCTCTCCAGACTTTCCGGAGATCCCTCTATCCATAATGTTTTGTACAAAAGCTACGGAACCAATTATCTTTCCCGCAAGACAAACATTCATTCCCTTGCTTACACCACTAAGATGAGTAAAAGCCACATGGATTTCTTGCTTGCCATCTCCGCGACTTTTAGGGGTGAATAGCATTACAGAAAATAAACCTAAAATCCCCACACAAAGAAATAATCCAAAAAATATTGATTTACGATCTTCTTTAGACACTAGCCCTCCTTAATCGGCATTTTACAATGTTATTGACTAGCAAGAAATTGCTTTGCCAACACATCGTTCGTCTTTATAAACTCTTCCTTTGTATAGACATGGGGAATTGTTCCCTCGTGATGAATAGCGATACGATCTGCAAGAGTTAAAGCTAATGTAAGATCATGGGTAATCACAATGCCTCCGATTCCCTGTTCCTTGCGCAAACGGAAAATAAGATGAGTCATTTCCCGACTCGTCATGGGATCTAATCCCGCTGTAGGCTCGTCATAAAGAACAAGTTTAGGAGAATAAATCAAAGAACGTGCCAAAGCGACGCGCTTGACCATGCCACCTGACAACTTGTTTGGCATAAACTCTGCAGCATAACTTAATCCTACGTTCGCTAAAGCTTGATCTACTTTAGCATTTATCTCACCTCTAGAAAATACCTTATAGCGTTCATTATACGCATGAAGACCGAAGGCAACATTTTCTCTAACAGAAAGAAAATCAAAAAGGGCGCCACCTTGAAACACCATACCAATGGTGAGATCTTTTAAACGTCCTTTATGGGTAAGTTCCTTAGAATAACGCACTTCCCCAGAATCAGGAATCTCCAATCCCATGATATGACGGAGAAGGACACTTTTCCCGGTCCCAGATTTACCTAAAATTACTAGAAGTTCGTCTGGAAAAACCTGCAAAGAAATTCCATGTAATACCGTATGACCTTGACCTTCGGTGTTGCAATAACTCTTATAAATACGATCTACAGAGATCCAAGGCTCTACCATACCTCTCCCTAGTAACCTAGAACGTGAAAGAATGATGTAATTACACAGTTAGCAAATAAGATGGAAATATATGAAGTAACAACTCCTGCTGTGGTCACTTTTGCTACATTTGTAATGCGGCAATGCTTCCCCAATCCTTGATAACATGCTAAAGACGTAATAATAAATCCGAATATTAAAGATTTAACAATCACCATTACAATATCGGATACAAATACATTTCCTGATACCATATGTAAATAGACCTGAGCAGGAAGTTGGAAAGCATAACGACATAGCAAATATCCACAAAAAATTCCTGACCATACTGCAGCAATTACCAAAGCAGGCATAGCAATAATCCCTGCAATGATTCTCGGCAATGCAAAATAGGCTAGAGGATTTACCCCTAAAGTTTCCATAGCACTAACTTGTTCAGTCATGCGCATAGTTCCTAAAAATGCAGAAATTGCTCCTCCCACTCTTCCAGAAAGAGCAAGAGCAGTAAGAACAGGGCCTATTTCTACTAGAATACTTTTTACAACGAAAAATCCTATAGCGCAGGATAAGCCATGAATGCCTAATTGATAATAGGATTGTAGAGCTAAAACCACTCCTGTAACAGCTCCTGTAAGCATAACCACAGGCAAAGAGGCAACACCGATATCATATCCCTGTATACTTGCAGAACGAAATAAGCTTTTCTTCCAAGAGAAACTTTTTATTACCGCACAGATAAAACCCATCCATCTGCCTAATTCCAAAGGAAATAAACATAGTATACGGAAAACACGAGAACGTTTTTTTACCTCCATGCTCATATCCTCAAAACCTTGAGAAAACCCTTTATCTTAAATACTTTCGAATGTTTTTATTAAACTATCAATAAGCACATTTTGCGTATAGGCTAGATTTTCTTTACTGTGTACAGCAGAAATGAAACTCGCTTCCATAGAAGCAGGAGACAAATACACTCCTCGAGAAAAGGCATGCCGAT contains these protein-coding regions:
- a CDS encoding ATP-dependent Clp protease ATP-binding subunit, whose protein sequence is MDKISDAVSEALEKAFELAKSAKNSYVSENHFLKCLLENTESLFYLIIKDIHSNPKLLISAVDQALSLEPSVVEGDAMPKPSPGLQSLLLDAKHEAKDLGDEYLSGDHVLLAFWKSNKEPFASWKKTVKISLDDLKKLIINTRRGNRMDSPSAENNLRGLEKYCKNLTLLAKEGKLDPVIGRDEEIRRTVQVLSRRTKNNPMLIGEPGVGKTAIAEGLALRIVQGDIPESLKGKQLYVLDMGALIAGAKYRGEFEERLKSVLKDLESVDGESILFIDEVHTLVGAGATDGAMDAANLLKPALARGTLHCIGATTLNEYQKYIEKDAALERRFQPIFVTEPSLEDAVFILRGLREKYEIFHGVRITEGALNAAVLLSYRYIPDRFLPDKAIDLIDEAASLIRMQIGSLPLPIDEKERELAALIVKQEAIKREKAPAYQEEAEAMQQSIEQLKEELAALRLRWDEEKKLIAGLKEKKNSLENMKFSEEEAERVADYNRVAELRYSLIPALEEEIRQDEEALNQRDNRLLQEEVDERLIAQVVANWTGIPIQKMLEGEAEKLLVLEESLEEHVVGQPFAIAAVSDSIRAARVGLSDPQRPLGVFLFLGPTGVGKTELAKALADLLFNKEEAMVRFDMTEYMEKHSVSKLIGSPPGYVGYEEGGSLSEALRRRPYSVVLFDEIEKADKEVFNILLQIFDEGILTDSKKRKVNCKNALFIMTSNIGSQELADYCAKKGSEVSKETILSVVSPTLKKYFSPEFINRIDDILPFVPLNTEDIVKIVGIQMRRVAQRLLERRITLTWDDSVILYLSEQGYDSSFGARPLKRLIQQKVVTLLSKALLKGDIKSDTFIELTMSKDVLLFKKVEG
- a CDS encoding MlaD family protein; protein product: MSKEDRKSIFFGLFLCVGILGLFSVMLFTPKSRGDGKQEIHVAFTHLSGVSKGMNVCLAGKIIGSVAFVQNIMDRGISGKSGELYCYELVLKIDSGVSLYKDDTFAMYSPKIIGESIINIIPGKIRGESNRLYAQDLVCGHNIDPIEKLIQFVDKADKALGKLEAETVNLYSKISALLDEEKDSSLVKQARLATESICKSANRLADCLDSTRIGRIDELMEDCKDITATVKDYGLLYQYNSQWKKQQRAKDKKKQSLEQQGIALENR
- a CDS encoding ABC transporter ATP-binding protein, whose amino-acid sequence is MVEPWISVDRIYKSYCNTEGQGHTVLHGISLQVFPDELLVILGKSGTGKSVLLRHIMGLEIPDSGEVRYSKELTHKGRLKDLTIGMVFQGGALFDFLSVRENVAFGLHAYNERYKVFSRGEINAKVDQALANVGLSYAAEFMPNKLSGGMVKRVALARSLIYSPKLVLYDEPTAGLDPMTSREMTHLIFRLRKEQGIGGIVITHDLTLALTLADRIAIHHEGTIPHVYTKEEFIKTNDVLAKQFLASQ
- a CDS encoding MlaE family ABC transporter permease, encoding MEVKKRSRVFRILCLFPLELGRWMGFICAVIKSFSWKKSLFRSASIQGYDIGVASLPVVMLTGAVTGVVLALQSYYQLGIHGLSCAIGFFVVKSILVEIGPVLTALALSGRVGGAISAFLGTMRMTEQVSAMETLGVNPLAYFALPRIIAGIIAMPALVIAAVWSGIFCGYLLCRYAFQLPAQVYLHMVSGNVFVSDIVMVIVKSLIFGFIITSLACYQGLGKHCRITNVAKVTTAGVVTSYISILFANCVITSFFHVLGY